The Oncorhynchus gorbuscha isolate QuinsamMale2020 ecotype Even-year linkage group LG06, OgorEven_v1.0, whole genome shotgun sequence sequence CTTATAAACAAATACTTACGCCATGTCTTGTCGGCTCGCTGACATAAATACGTCTCTCCGATTTCGACTGACACCTCTTGCTCCCTGCCCAACAACACTCCTTCCCCGTTGCGCTGAGGAATCGAGCCCCCGGCTTCTCTTTCCCGATCAATGGACTCCGACTCATCCTCCTCCCCGCCACTGCCGTTAGATGAACAAGTGGCTTGTATTCCAGTGTCCAAGTCTTCCCGGTCCGTTACGTTGTGTCCTGTGTCAAGTTCAACGTCCATTCGGTCCTCTGGAAGATTGTTGTTGTAGTTATTGTCTCGAATATGACGCTCGTTCGTCGTTAGCGCTGTTCCGGCAGACATCTTGTGTTATTTCAAAACACTGCCTGCCCCCGGACAATGTGAGTTTGCGCAGTGCAGAGGGCGGCGTTCTCGACTCTTCGAAACAAGTTGTTCTTCTAACAGATCTATGATCAGATTATATACCCCctgggttgggtaggttacttttgttatccgttacagttactagttacctgtccgaAATTGTAACTCTGGGactacccaaactcagtaacgtaatcagattacattccgTTACTAATGCCTCTTACTTTCCCcataagaggcattagaagacaaacatgtatgttaccaattgaaggacatctattgcaggataaatcaatgttaaagtttacacaGCTGGCCATTTATGGATGTTCAATTTTACTTTgagttggttatgtaggcttcttccaacccatcgctttctactgcATATAATACGATTTAATTATATCTTTACCTTAAAAaacaaagtctatcagaattccagtcatttaATTCAaagttataccccttgatcttcaagaataggacttggaaatatggaagtattgATTTGCCatattgttttacctgagcatgaccccaaaactaaggacttaATTAGCCACCCCTCCTTGTCATTTATGCTTTTGTTGTCAtagaggactgattgggctcattgattccagttgaaaaataaatgctgtgcTCATGGAATGCAAttctttgagcactactgaaaagtgttATTTACATGTGGGGAAAAAATAAttccatatgctgcatttgctataggcctattgtttacctttttgttggtggcactttgataatatgcagctttttaaagggcaaatccacagatgaaacaatgaCAAAACGGACGCCCCACCTCTGTTTTgttaaaaagctgagggatgggccttgAGAAATTTAACCACCAACCGCaaccattaatatggagttgatccatgttggaacattgctgctttcattcagccatgtgcattagtgaggtcaggcactgatgacATTGACTGTGTGATGAAAATGTTCTTGTGTGTATGAACGTATGTTTAGCACAATggtgcttttctaataaccaacTTGGTTGGGTTCATGCGAGTGACTGATTGATTGTACAAAGTAGGAATCCACACAATCACTGAATCAATTTGGCACTATGCCCAGAACATTGCTCTGGGAACCAGGAGTGATGATACAATAGCTCAGTTACAAGGTAAGAAGCCTGGCGTGGTATCAGTCAGGCTCATGCAGGAACCAACCATGCTTTAATGGCTTGTTTGTGTAGCAGTATGAAGTTTCATCAGGCTTGTATTGAGTTTGTAAACCTCTCTGGCCGTGATAATAAAAATAGCTTCATTTGCTTTGTATTTCAGTCCTAAGTGGTGAATATCCACGACAACTGTATGGCCTAAGGAATTTGTTTCACTTAATTCTAAGTAGTAACTATACATTGAATTTTATACAGTCTAACTGAAATTTATTGGCATGTGTTTGACATTTTGAATGCTCATGCCAGCCTGTAGTTGTCACAAACGCTTCATACTTGATTTCTTAAATGGCAACATATAGAAATAATAATGAATTTCCTTCTGACTTGCTCCTGAACGATGGTGTTTAATAGACTGTTGAAATGATCACCACAATCACACAATAGTGTACTTCCCAAGCaaaataaaaaaagtatcctCGGCTATAGAAGTTTGTAGCAAAGCCTCTGAACATCATGGACACAAACCAAAGCTATCCTGTATGTAGAGTCACGTCTTTCCCCTGCATTGtacagcttgtttctagcataaagcaTTGTGGACTAAAGCGTTGTTAAAGAATCCGGTCCATTTGAATTAAAAACATCTTAACCTAACAAGGAGTAGGGCCTACAATTTTACCCATTTATCCTCAAATAAACCGAGCCCTGGTTTCGACTTAACTCACCGAGCCCTTCACTGACACTGAGCTATTTAAGGAGTGTATGGTAAGTGAAGGAATTGGCTGACAAAATCTATAGATGGTAGACTATAATTTaatctgtcaaacaggtaggcaTACCTCTTTCTTGAATAGAAAGAAATTGGCTCCAACACAAATCCCCCTTCCTGCTAGTAGCCAAGGCAAATTAAAATGAAGACTGCTTAAAATAATTAGGCCTACTTTCAGCACTGACAGGCTGTCCATCTCCATGCCTGCTGCTTCATAGTTATGTAAATTACTTGAATATGACTTATTGTGAGGTTAATAACTCTGACAAATAGCTTCATTATGGGCAATGAAATATTATTTGTATTAATAAATAGAGCAGTAGCAAGCATACCTCCGGTCCTCATCTTCGCGCTCTTTCTCTATTGAATTTTTGGGACAAATAGTTTTTTTGCCGAAGAAGCCTTTCACTTGCTTCCTGAAGTGCCACCGTAttcagcacagccattggttaggcagaaCAAAAGGATTTACATCAGCAAGAGCAGGGCAGGCCAGAGCTCATGATTGTGGTAGCCTAGTTTTATATACACACTCCCAGTGCGGCCGTGTAGCCATGAGAGagtccccctcctctcacctccatcAGGCCCTCCTCTAACACAGAGCTCACTGGGTGGATGAACATAAGTTGTGGTATTACCGTAGTATAAGTTAATATGTTCTGGGCATAGTGCCAAATTGATTCAGTGATTGTGTGGATTCCTACTTTGTACAATCAATCAGTCACTCGCATGAACCCAACCAAgttggttattagaaaagcaccATTGTGCTAAACATACGTTCATACACACAAGAACATTTTCATCACACAGTCAATgtcatcagtgcctgacctcactaatgcacatggctgaatgaaagcagcaatgttccaacatggaccaactccatattaatgcccatgattttggaatgagatgttcgacaagcaggtgtccacatacttttggtcatgtagtgtatatttcaCAGGGGTTTAGACAGTATTCATTCTCTACATTGCTTGTTTCGTTACTGAAATCAGGTGACTATTAgcatttttgcaaccaggaaaccgcggagtgatttctgcataatgcacctttttatttattatttgggGTATAAGGGAGGGTCACTTTTTTTCAAGCGTTCAGGGAGGGTcaggtaaaaatatattttactgaAGGGAGGGCCATACATTTTTATTTCAGAGGTCCGATTTTCTCCAGGTATCCCTCATAAATAATGTGCAGTGCCTAAGCTTATCCTTTCATACTCCTGTCCCACTCTCAGGTGGAGCTGTTTTCCTAAAACCCTGAAGTACAGAAACATCTCCAGGCCAGTGCAACGCTTCCCCGGGTTGTCAGTGTCCCCACTGGGCCACATTTGCAGCGGCCAGACTTCCAGCAGGAGGGCTCTTGTCCGgcctacaactactactactgggctgGGGGTGAGGCTGGACGCCCAGGGGGAGGGGTTGGTATGCAGAAATAAGGGGTGGAGCGAAAGCAGGAGGGGCAAAAAGGAAGAGGGTGGGGGAAAATAAGTTGAAGTGTGTGATGTTCAAGGCAGGTCAATTTCAGCTGATTTCTGTCAATAATAAATATGCTGTATGTTCCCTCAGACAAATGTGGCCCGTCGTTTCTTTATCTTATGCAGTAAAAAGAATGCTTCAGCATAAACTAAACTGCCCACGGACAACAATTCAAACAGCAATAGGAAAGAAGGCAGGACACACTGGTGAATCTAGGTACCAGAGTGCAAAGCTTTATTTTAGGTGTGTCGAGAATGTAAATTGAGGTACAGACATAGTTGTTCTTAGTTCCATTTTTGTCCCTTTGTCATAGAGcatctctccccacatctccccCTACCACACTCTGATGGAAGCCCCTCCCACCAGCCATGTGAGCTCTGCCTTCTCTGCTACGGGATGCTCCCCTGCGTCGCAGACCGCGCCCATCCCAGTAGCAATGTTACCCGCTCCCCCGAGCATCCCATTGGTCTGTTCCTCTGAATTGCCTCTCTTGCCATTGATCAGGCTGTTGCACTGAACCGTGAGGGCCCCTCCTCCTTCCGCTCTCCCTATGGCCTCGGCCAGGCTCCATTTCCATGCCGTTGCTGGATGGGATGTCTATTTTAGAAGTGTCCAGGCTTGATTTGCTTATTGGCTGACCGTCTTTAGGAGCATCTTGTAGGCCTAGCTCTGTGCGTCCCTCCCCTTCTTCAATTGGCTTAACTGTGCTTGTCCCAGGTCTGGGTGGCTAGAGTTCTCCTGAAGTCTGGCCTTGATTGGTGCGTTGCGAAAGTTGGCAGGAGGAGCACTGTAGAGGTTGTCATGTTTctctgaggacagagagagtttgTCCAGATGGTCGGTGGGGGGGACCGGTGTCCCTGGGTGGGTGTGTGGCCtgcctctcccctgcctctccctcccggGACCCCTGAAGTGGCCCTACGGCACTTGGTGACGGTACTGATGACCTAGCCCTCCCCTGCGACGTGAGTGGCCAGCGTGCTGCAGCTTTGGTGCTGTGATCTGATTGGTGGAGGCAGGGGGAAGGGAGAGCAGTGATCGGCTGGGAGAGGCATTCCCATCAGCGCTGACATTGTCTGAGTCAGGAGGCGGCTATGAAAAACAAGTCTCAACGTTGTTTAATTAAGATACATTATCAGGAAAGTACgtgctcacacacagacacttcaGCAAATATTTTTCCTAAGCCCCTCCTTGCTTCCTTACCTCATTAATATGTATGAGGAAGCAGTTAGACTCTGCCTCTGTGTCGATAATCCCGCCTTTAGCTTTCTAATGCTCCAAAAGGTTCTGGAGCTCAGCCCACTTCTGACAAAACTCcacccccatcacctctccctccaGCTGAGTGAAGTACAGGTCAGCACAAATGCATGGATGTATTTGCAATAGTAGCCACTATAATTTAAGGGGTTGTGTGTCACTCAAGGGGTTTAGTTAAAATTGCAAGCccttaattttttaaaatatatattacaGTGCTGTAGAGAAAAAAGAACATCCCCTCTCCCCAAAAAATTCAGTTTCACTTCAGGAACTCCCAGGCGCTCCCCCTCAATTCCACCGCTGCATATGGACACTTGATCTCACCTCATCGGTCCTCTCccgtgtcttgtcctgctccagCTCCTTACCCCTCTCCTGGAGCTCAGTCTCAGAGTGGGTGATGTAGTGGCCTAGGCAGTGGGAGTTGAAATAATGGTTGCATCTGGTCTTGGTGAACGCCTCCCCATCCTGGGACATACCAGAAAGACACAGGGGAGGACAAGGTTGTGTCCCATTTTGTGTCCACTTGCTCACTCCCTCTCATAGATTtcaaaagcattggattggtgtaaaCATCGTCTAGAGTTTCAAACAGGAAGACTAGTTTAAACTTACATCTTGTGTGGACTAATGGAAATACAAATTAAACAGCTCACCTTAAACCCGTAAAGGCAGATGACGCAGTTCCCATGGGGAATATTGCTCTCTGTCAGAATGTCTTTGGCTTTCTGAGAGAGACTGAAAAGAGGGACTGAGTCAGGTACTTGATATTCATCTCTATTTATACatttctaaataaaataaaatcaggtCAAAGGGCATCCTCGAGCCACAGTTCTAATTTTAATATCACAAATACAGTACTTAAATTACTGCGGCCTCCAACTaagaacagagggagtgagagaaagagaaaatgagggaaacggagcgagagagggggaaataaagcgagagaaagagaactgGCCTCAATGAGCTGGTACAACACAGCAGAACCCAGGCAGGACACCGcttctttctgcagacatttCTGCacacttggagagagagagaaatctggGAGCAATACAAGCAGCAGAGGAAACCATTTTTTTTAACAACCCTTCATCAGAGCAGTGGATAAGACTACAATGAACTTAAGATGGAGGACAACAGATTTCCTCTAGTTACCTGCACAGCTTGTCATCAGAAAGACCCCGAGGGTTGTGGATggaaatggagggaggagaggagggatacttaggaagagagagagatcagtgtaTAACATTGGAAGTGGCATGTCCTGAGAACGAAAGGGACAGGGTAGGATTCTGAAATTCTGAAACATTCATATGATTCAGAAACAATATTACAGGAAGTGTTGTTGCTACATGGAGGGTTGTCTCAAAACTCACATAGGGAACCCTCAACTCCGGTGCTACTGGGTAAGCAGACTTCTGTTACATACCTGCACCAATACACAAAAGTGTACACACCCTGTAGGTAGCTCTCCAGTAGCAGGGAAGGCCAGTATATTCCGGTGGGTAcacaaattatttattttattttttacacaaGTAACCTAAATACATGCCCTAAACCAGGGGATGGGGAATATATTTGGAGGATTGCAAAGGACAAGGAAGAAGGGAATATGAGCATACCTGCAAGTCGAGAGTCAAAGTCAGGGTGAGTCGCACAAACTGAGAGAGGGAATCTTCACCCGTGGAGGGATATAGAACCAGACTCACCTCCCATACCCTataagagagagcaacagagaatttcaattaaacacacacacacacttcaaagcCTGAAGTCTATTCATCTAGTCTTATCTATTGTCCGGGGGAGGCTAATCAGTCATGTGCTATAGTAAAACACCCAGGGATAGaaaagagagcagaaagagatgTCTGTTTAAGTGTGAAGGCTGATAGTCCTCTTCAAAGAGCAGTTGGCAGGACAGGATGTTGAATACAGAGGGAACGCAACAATCAGCTGAGTATGATGCAACAGACCTGCAATATTCCTCTATTTGGCCCATCCTCGTGATGCAACATAACACATAGCTAACTAGCATACTGCACCTCtgatacaatggtgtgtgtgtgtgtgtatggtgtttgtgtgcctatagtattatagtctggtcACAGATCTGTATGTGCTTAAGGTGAAACAAGTTGTTTTGTCATTTGTTGCTATGCCAcaccagcacaaacagatctgcaATCAGGCTACAGCTGGTATTTATATAGATTAATGAGTCAGCAAAATCCTGCTACCATCGAAGTGAGGTCTTAGCCCAAGGCCCCAGAACACCACTATCATCAAATAGAGTGGCTCGCCCATCATCTCTTCTGTTAATCTGCAGCTCATCCAGATAGATGGACTGGAGAACCTCAATCTCGGACAGCACACCATAGAGAGGAGATGTAGCCAATGTCAATGAATGATTCACCAATCTGGATGTTACAGCAGAAATGGCTTAAACTGTAACTTATTAACTTACTGCAGAGCAGGATCATTAGCTAGCTAAACCAGATGTAAAATGTAGAGCTTACATAGCTCAGTTAATCATGTGTGGCAAATTATCAAGCCAGCTATGACAGCGGGGTCGTTCAACCTCAAAAAGCAAGAGAAAGGATTGACACCCACCATCTTAGATTATTCTTAATCTCTTTGAAACTAaactaattgattgcacccataTTGTCTATTTTCatttataggattcatataatattcaataaatatagtaccgaGCACCTGATTTGGACCCAACTTTTTTTCCAACAATGAGTTGGAGGAATACAAAGAAGTGGTCAAAAGCCCCCCCCTTATTTGCATTTTCATGCTTCATGTCCAAGTCATCCTTAAGTATCTAAAAATATATTACTCAATGATGTTTACTTATAGATGATTTGGATATGAAGTGCGACAATGACGATATAGAtacagtgcctatagaaagtCTACACCCCTTGAACTTTTTTCACATTTGGTTGCCTTAAAGTGGGATTGAAATAGTTACAATAAATCTTTGTCATTGCTCTACTCCATAAAGTCAAAGTGAAAAGACAAttctacaaattaataaaaagGTAATAACTCAAATAgttgttgcataagtattcacccaATTTGTTCATACAAGCCAAAATGAGTTCAGAAGTAATAttttgcttaacaaatcacataagttatatggactcactgtgtgtgaaataataggggttgacatAATCAAAAATCAACTACCCCtttctctgtcccccatacatacatacatacatacatacatacatacatacatacatacatacatacatacatacatacatacatacatacatacatacatacatacatacatacatacatacatacatacatacatacatacatacatacatacatacatacatacatacatacatacatacatacatacatacatacatacatacatacatacatacatacatacatacatacatacatacatacatacatacatacatacatacatacatacatacatacatacat is a genomic window containing:
- the LOC124037139 gene encoding LOW QUALITY PROTEIN: E3 ubiquitin-protein ligase RNF25-like (The sequence of the model RefSeq protein was modified relative to this genomic sequence to represent the inferred CDS: inserted 1 base in 1 codon), translating into MNIKYLTQSLFSXLSQKAKDILTESNIPHGNCVICLYGFKDGEAFTKTRCNHYFNSHCLGHYITHSETELQERGKELEQDKTRERTDEPPPDSDNVSADGNASPSRSLLSLPPASTNQITAPKLQHAGHSRRRGGLGHQYRHQVP